The stretch of DNA TGCTGCTGTCGCCGGCCTGCGCCAGCCTCGACATGTTCAAGAACTTTGAAGAACGCGGGCGCCTGTTCGCCCAGGCGGCGGGAGGGCTGGCATGATCTTCGGCATCCTCAAGCCGTACCCGTCGCCGCTGATCAGCGGCCGTGGCATCGACCTCGACTTCGCCATGCTGGCCGGTTGCCTGGCGCTGCTGGGCCTGGGCCTGGTGATGATCACCTCGGCCTCCTCGGAAGTGGCTGCGGTGCAGTCCGGCAACCCGCTCTATCACATGTTCCGCCATCTGGTGTACGTGTTCCTCGGCCTGGTGGCCTGTGGCGCGACCATGATGGTGCCGATTGCCACCTGGCAGCGCATGGGCTTCATGATGCTGATCGGTGCCTTTGGCCTGCTGGTGCTGGTGCTGGTGCCAGGTATCGGCCGCGAAGTGAACGGCTCGATGCGCTGGATCGGCTTCAGCTTCTTCAACGTCCAGCCGTCGGAGATCGCCAAGGTCTTCGTGGTCATCTACCTGGCCGGTTACCTGGTACGGCGCCAGACCGAGGTACGCGAAACCTGGATGGGCTTCTTCAAGCCGTTCATCGTGCTGCTGCCGATGGCCGCCCTGCTGCTGATGGAGCCGGACTTCGGTGCCACCGTGGTGATGATGGGGGCCGCCGCCGCGATGCTGTTCCTCGGCGGGGTGGGGCTGTTCCGTTTCAGCCTGATGGTGGTGCTGGCGGTGGCTGCAGTGTTCATCCTTGTGCAGGCACAGCCTTACCGGATGGCACGTCTGATCACCTTTACCGACCCCTGGTCCGACCAGTTCGGGTCCGGCTACCAGCTGACCCAGGCACTGATCGCCTTCGGCCGCGGCGAGTGGCTGGGTGTAGGCCTGGGCAACAGCGTGCAGAAGCAGTTCTACCTGCCTGAAGCACATACCGACTTCGTGTTCTCGGTACTGGCCGAAGAGCTTGGCGTGGTCGGCTCGCTGGTGACCATCGCGCTGTTCGTCTTCGTCACCATTCGCGCGCTGTACATCGGCCTGTGGGCAGAGAAGGCCAAGCAGTTCTTCGCCGCCTACATGGCGTTCGGCCTGGCATTCCTGTGGATCGGCCAGTTCCTGATCAATATCGGCGTGAACGTCGGCCTGCTGCCGACCAAGGGCCTGACCCTGCCGTTCCTCAGTTACGGCGGTTCATCGCTGGTTATCTGCTGTGCCTGCGTGGGCTTGCTGTTGCGCATCGAGTGGGAAAGTCGTACGCACCTGGGCAGCGAGGAGCACGAATTCAAAGAAAGTGATTTTGCCGAGGAGACCAATCATGGCCGCTGACGGCAAGAATGTACTGATCATGGCTGGCGGCACTGGGGGGCACGTGTTCCCGGCCCTGGCCTGCGCCCGTGAATTCCAGGCGCGCGGCTATACCGTGCACTGGCTGGGCACCCCGCGCGGCATCGAGAACGAGCTGGTGCCGCAAGCCGGCCTGCCACTGCACCTGATCCAGGTCAGCGGCCTGCGTGGCAAGGGCAAGCTCTCGTTGCTCAAGGCGCCGTTCACCCTGGTCAAGGCGGTGCTCCAGGCACGCCGTATCGTGCGCGAGCTCAAGCCCGTGTGCGTGGTCGGTTTCGGTGGCTACGTGACCGGCCCGGGCGGCGTTGCCGCACGGCTGTGTGGGGTGCCGCTGGTGATCCACGAGCAGAACGCTCGCGCCGGCACCACCAACCGCTTGCTGCTGCCACTGGCGGCGCGTGTCTGCGAAGCCTTCCCGGCGACCTTCGACGCCAGCGACAAGCTGCGTACCACTGGCAACCCGGTGCGCCCGGAGCTGTTCATGGATGCCCTGCGGGCCCCCCTGGCCGAGCGCCGCGCACGCCTGCTGGTGATGGGTGGCAGCCTGGGCGCGGAACCATTGAACAAATTGTTGCCTAAGGCCCTGTCCGAAGTGCCGGCGAACCTGCGCCCAGAGGTGTTCCACCAGGCCGGCAAGCACCATGCGCCAGCCACTGCCGAGCGTTACCGCGAGGCGGGTGTCGAAGCCCAGGTCGAGCCGTTCATCAAAGACATGGCCCATGCCTATGGCTGGGCCGATATCGTGGTCTGCCGGGCCGGTGCCCTGACCGTCAGCGAACTCGCGGCGGCGGGCCTGCCTTCGATGCTGGTGCCCTTGCCCCACGCGATCGACGACCACCAGACCCACAATGCCCAATATCTGGCCCGGGAAGGCGCTGCCTTCCTCATGCCACAAGCGACAACTGGCGCAGCGCAACTCGCTGAACGCCTGAACGAGGTGCTGATGCAACCCGAGAAACTCAACACCATGGCTGGCACCGCACGGCGCCTGGCCAAGCCTGCTGCAACCAGCACCGTGGTCGATATCTGCCTGGAGGTGGCCCATGGTTGAAAGCCAGAAAGCCATGCCCCAGCCGAAGATGGGCCGTATCAACCGCATCCACTTCGTCGGTATCGGCGGCGTGGGCATGTGCGGTATCGCTGAAGTGCTGCTGAACCTGGGCTACCAAGTGTCCGGTTCCGACCTCAAGGCGTCGCCGGTCACCGAGCGCCTGGAGTCGTTCGGCGCTGAAATCTTCGTCGGCCACCGTGCCGAGAACGCTGCCAACGCCGATGTGCTGGTGGTGTCCAGTGCGATCAACCCGGCCAACCCGGAAGTCGCCACTGCCCTGGAGCGTCGCATCCCTGTGGTGCCGCGTGCCGAGATGCTTGCCGAGCTGATGCGCTATCGCCATGGCGTGGCGGTTGCCGGTACCCACGGCAAGACCACCACCACCAGCCTGCTGGCCTCGGTGTTCGCTGCCGGCGGCCTGGACCCGACCTTTGTCATCGGTGGTCGCCTGACCGCTGCCGGCACCAACGCGCAGCTGGGCACCAGCCGTTACCTGATTGCCGAAGCTGACGAAAGCGATGCCAGCTTCCTGCACCTGCAGCCGATGGTTGCCGTGGTCACAAACATCGATGCCGACCACATGGCGACCTACGAAGGCGACTTCAACAAGCTGAAGAAGACCTTCGTCGAGTTCCTGCACAACCTGCCGTTCTACGGCCTGGCCGTGATGTGCCTGGACGACCCGGTCGTGCGCGAGATCCTGCCGCAAGTCAAGCGCCCGACCGTCACCTACGGTTTCAGCGAAGAGGCCGACATCCGCGCCATCAACGTGCGCCAGAAGGGCATGCAGACCCACTTCACCGTGCTGCGCCGCGACCGCGAGCCGCTCGAGGTGTCGGTGAACATGCCCGGCAACCACAACGTGCTCAACGCCTTGGCCACCATCGCCATCGCCACTGACGAAGGCATCAGCGATGAAGCCATCGTCCAGGGCCTGTCCGGCTTCCAGGGCGTCGGCCGCCGCTTCCAGGTATACGGCGAACTGCCGGTCGAAGGCGGCAGCGTGATGCTGGTCGACGACTACGGCCACCACCCGACCGAAGTGGCTGCGGTAATCAAGGCCGTGCGCGGTGGCTGGCCAAGCCGCCGTCTGGTGATCGTCTACCAGCCGCACCGCTACAGCCGTACCCGCGACCTGTACGACGATTTCGTCCAGGTACTGGGTGATGCCAACGTGCTGCTGCTGATGGAAGTCTACCCGGCCGGCGAAGAGCCGATCCCCGGTGCCGACAGCCGCCAGCTGTGCCACAGCATCCGCCAGCGCGGCAAGCTGGACCCGATCTACATCGAACGTGGCGCCGAGCTGGCGCCGCTGGTCAAGCCGCTGCTGCGCGCCGGCGACATCCTGATCTGCCAGGGTGCCGGTGATGTAGGTGGCCTGGCCCCGCAACTGATGAAAAGCCCGCTGTTCGCTGGCGCCAAGCAGGAGAAGTCGAAATGACCAGCGCCTACGAACAACTGCACTCGACCCTGGACGTGAAAGCGTTCGGCCGCGTGGCCGTGTTGTACGGCGGCAAGAGCGCCGAGCGTGAGGTGTCGCTGAAGTCTGGCGCAGCGGTGCTCGACGCGCTGACCACTGCCGGTGTGGACGTGGTCGGCATCGACGTGGGCGACGACCTGCTGGCGCGCCTGCAGAACGAGAAGATCGACCGCGCCTTCATCATCCTCCACGGCCGTGGCGGTGAGGACGGCAGCATGCAGGGCCTGCTCGAGTGCCTGGGCATCCCCTACACCGGCAGCGGTATCCTCGCTTCGGCGCTGGCGATGGACAAACTGCGCACCAAGCAGGTGTGGCAGAGCCTGGGTATTCCGACCCCGCGCCACGCGGTGCTGGGCAGCGAACACGATTGTGTTGCCGCCGGTACGGAACTGGGCTTCCCGTTGATCGTCAAACCGGCCCATGAAGGTTCCAGCATCGGCATGGCCAAGGTGAACAGCGTGGAAGAGCTGGTCGCCGCCTGGAAGGATGCCGCCCAATACGATTCGCAAGTCCTGGTCGAGCAATGGATTCACGGCCCGGAGTTCACCATCGCCGTTCTGCGTGGCCAGGTGCTGCCGCCGATCGCCCTGGGTACTCCGCACGTGTTCTACGACTACGACGCCAAGTACATCGCCAATGACACCCAGTACCGCATCCCGTGCGGCCTGGACAGTGCCAAGGAACAGGAACTGATCGACCTGACCGCGCGCGCCTGCGATGCCATTGGCATCGAAGGCTGGGGCCGGCTGGACGTGATGCAGGACGAGCAGGGCCGGTTCTGGCTGCTCGAAGTCAACACCGCACCGGGCATGACTGATCATAGCCTGGTGCCCATGGCGGCCCGCGCGGCCGGCCTGGACTTCCAGCAACTGGTGCTGGCGATCCTGGCTGAAAGCGTTGCGACGCGAGGTTAACCATCATGCAAGGCGCAATGATACGTCAGCAGCAACCCGTTACCGGCCGTAGCAAGCCGGTGCCGCGCGGTGCCAGCCGACTGGTGGCCGACGAGCCCGTATCGGCGCGCCTGCCGCGGCCCAGCCTGGGCGGCCTCAAGCGCCTGCTGTGGCCGATCGTGCTGGTGGCTGCAGGCTTCGGCGCCTATGAGGGCGCCATCCGCCTGATGCCTTATGCCGACCGGCCGATCACCAAGATCGACGTGCAGGGTGACCTCAGCTATATCAGCCAGCAGTCGGTGCAGCAGCGCATTGCGCCGTATGTGGCGGCGAGCTTCTTCAGCGTCGACCTCACGGCGATGCGTGCCGAGCTCGAGCAGATGCCGTGGATCGCCCACGCCGAAGTGCGCCGGGTGTGGCCGGACGAAGTGGTGATTCGCCTGGAAGAACAGCTGCCGGTGGCACGCTGGGGTGACGAGGCCCTGCTCAACAACCAGGGCCAGGCCTTCACCCCGCGCGAACTGGCCAACTACGAGCATCTGCCGCAGTTGGCCGGGCCGCAACGTGCCCAGCAACAAGTCATGCAGCAGTATCAGGTTTTGAGCCAGATGCTGCGCCCCATGGGCTTTTCCATCGCTCGCCTGGAGCTGCGTGAGCGTGGCAGCTGGTTCCTGACCACAGGTGCGAGCAGCGCCGGGCCAGGCATCGAGCTGCTGTTGGGGCGCGACCATCTGGTGGAGAAGATGCGCCGTTTCATTGCCATTTACGACAAGACACTCAAAGAGCAGATCACCAATATCGCCCGCATTGATCTGCGTTATTCCAACGGACTTGCCGTTGGTTGGCGGGAACCGAACGCACCGACGACGGCCAAACCCGCCGTTGCGAAGAATTAGAGAGAGGCAGGACCATGGCAAACGCGCATAGCGGAAAAATGATCGTCGGGCTGGACATTGGCACCTCCAAGGTGGTGGCGCTGGTGGGTGAAGTGGGCGAAGACGGCACCCTCGAGATCGTGGGTATCGGCACCCATCCGTCCCGCGGCTTGAAAAAAGGCGTGGTGGTGAACATCGAGTCGACCGTGCAGTCGATCCAGCGCGCGGTGGAAGAAGCCCAGCTGATGGCCGGCTGCCGCATCCACTCGGCGTTCGTCGGCGTGGCTGGCAACCACATCCGCAGCCTGAACTCCCACGGCATCGTCGCCATCCGCGACCGTGAAGTCAGCGTTGCCGACCTCGAGCGTGTGCTCGACGCCGCCCAGGCCGTGGCCATTCCGGCCGACCAGCGCGTGCTGCACACGCTGCCGCAGGACTACGTGATCGATAACCAGGAAGGCGTGCGCGAGCCGCTGGGCATGTCTGGCGTACGTCTGGAAGCCAAGGTCCACGTGGTCACCTGCGCGGTCAACGCGGCGCAGAACATCGAGAAGTGCGTGCGCCGCTGCGGCCTGGAAATCGACGACATCATCCTCGAGCAGCTGGCTTCGGCCTACTCGGTGCTGACCGATGACGAGAAAGAGCTGGGCGTGTGCCTGGTGGACATCGGCGGCGGCACCACCGACATCGCCATCTTCACCGAGGGCGCGATCCGCCACACCGCAGTGATCCCGATTGCCGGCGACCAGGTCACCAACGACATCGCCATGGCCCTGCGTACGCCGACCCAGTACGCCGAAGAAATCAAGATCCGCTACGCCTGCGCCCTGGCCAAACTGGCCGGCGCCGGCGAGACCATCAAGGTGCCGAGCGTGGGTGATCGCCCGCCGCGCGAGCTGTCGCGTCAGGCCCTGGCCGAGGTGGTGGAGCCACGTTACGACGAGCTCTTCACCCTGATCCAGGCCGAACTGCGCCGCAGCGGCTACGAGGACCTGGTGCCAGCCGGCATCGTTCTCACCGGCGGCACCGCGAAGATGGAAGGTGCCGTGGAACTGGCCGAGGAAATCTTCCACATGCCGGTACGCCTGGGCGTACCGCACAGCGTTCGGGGGCTGAGCGACGTGGTGCGCAACCCGATCTATTCCACCGGCGTGGGCCTGCTCACCTACGGCCTGCTCAAGCAGTCCGAGGACATGGTCCTGACCGGTAACAGCAACAGCAGCAGCAACAGCTATGGCGATGAACCGAAGGCCCCAGTGCTTGAGCGCTTCAAGCGGTGGGTCCAGGGCAACTTCTAAGTTTCAAAGCAGTAGTGGTAGGCGCGACAACTAGAGAACTGTAAGGAGAGGGAAAATGTTCGAGCTCGTAGACAACGTCCCGCAAAGTCCGGTCATCAAGGTGATCGGCGTCGGCGGTGGCGGCGGCAACGCCGTCAACCACATGGTGAAGAGCAGCATCGAAGGCGTCGAGTTCATCTGCGCCAACACCGATGCCCAGGCGCTGAAAAACATCGGCGCACGCACCATCCTGCAACTGGGTACCGGCGTGACCAAGGGTCTGGGTGCCGGTGCCAATCCGGAAGTCGGCCGTCAGGCCGCGCTGGAAGACCGTGAGCGCATCGCCGAGGTGCTGCAGGGCACCAACATGGTGTTCATCACCACCGGCATGGGCGGCGGTACCGGTACCGGTGCGGCGCCGATCATCGCCGAAGTGGCCAAGGAAATGGGCATCCTCACCGTTGCAGTGGTGACCCGTCCGTTCCCGTTCGAGGGCCGCAAACGTATGCAGATCGCCGATGAAGGCATCCGCATGCTGGCTGAGAGCGTCGACTCGCTCATCACCATCCCCAACGAGAAGCTGCTGACCATCCTGGGCAAGGATGCCAGCCTGCTGTCCGCCTTTGCCAAGGCTGACGATGTATTGGCCGGTGCCGTTCGCGGTATCTCCGACATCATCAAGCGCCCGGGCATGATCAACGTCGACTTCGCCGACGTGCGCACCGTCATGGGTGAAATGGGCATGGCGATGATGGGTACTGGCTGCGCCAGCGGCCCGAACCGCGCGCGCGAAGCCACCGAAGCGGCGATCCGCAACCCGCTGCTCGAAGACGTCAACCTGCAGGGCGCCCGCGGCATCCTGGTAAACATCACTGCAGGTCCTGACCTGTCGCTGGGTGAATACTCCGACGTGGGTAGCATCATCGAAGCCTTCGCCTCCGACCACGCGATGGTCAAGGTGGGCACCGTGATCGACCCAGACATGCGCGACGAACTGCACGTGACCGTGGTTGCCACTGGTCTGGGCGCGCGCATCGAAAAACCGGTGAAGGTTGTCGACAACACCCTGCAGACCGCTCAGCAGGTGTACGAGTCTTCCAACCCGGCTCCGGTTCGCCAGGAGCAGCCAGCCGTCAACTACCGTGACCTGGAGCGCCCGACCGTAATGCGCAACCAGGCCCACGCAGGTGCCGCCGCGGCAGCTAAACTCAACCCTCAGGATGACCTGGACTACCTCGATATCCCAGCCTTCCTGCGTCGTCAGGCTGATTGATGGAATTTATCAGGGGTATAAGGGTGATTGGTGTTCAGCAAAGGCCGGGTCTGTTATCATCCCCAGCCTTTGTTGATACCTGTTCGCATTATTTGCGCTGAAGCGGCCAATGCCATGATTAGACAACGCACCCTGAAGAATACCATCCGTGCCACGGGCGTCGGCCTGCACTCCGGGGAGAAGGTCTACCTGACCCTCAAGCCTGCGCCTGTCGACACCGGCATCGTCTTCCGTCGCGCCGACCTTGACCCTGTGGTCGAGATCCCGGCGCGTGCGGCCAATGTGGGTGAGACCACCATGTCCACCACGCTGGTCAACGGTGACGTCAAGGTCGATACGGTCGAGCACCTGCTCTCCGCCATGGCGGGCCTGGGCATCGATAACGCCTACGTCGAGCTCTCCGCCTCGGAAGTGCCGATCATGGATGGCAGCGCCGGTCCCTTCGTATTCCTGATTCAGTCTGCCGGCCTGGAAGAGCAGGACGCAGCCAAGAAGTTCATCCGCATCCTGCGCGAAGTGACAGTGGTGGAGGGCGACAAGAGCGCCACCTTCCTGCCATTCGACGGGTTCAAGGTGAGCTTCGAGATCGACTTCGATCACCCGGTCCTCAAGGGCCAGACCCAGAGTGCGGTCGTCGACTTCTCCAGCACCTCGTTCGTGAAAGAAGTCAGCCGCGCCCGTACCTTCGGCTTCATGCGTGACATCGAGTACCTGCGCAAGCACAACCTTGCGTTGGGCGGCAGTGTCGAGAACGCCATCGTGGTCGACGAGACTGGTGTGCTCAACGAAGACGGCCTTCGTTCCGATGACGAATTCGTCAAGCACAAGATCCTCGATGCCATTGGCGACCTCTATCTGCTGGGCAACAGCCTGATCGGCGAGTTCAAGGGCTACAAGTCCGGCCACGCGCTGAACAACCAGCTGCTGCGAAAGCTCATCGAAGAAACCGATGCCTGGGAAGTGGTCACTTTCGAAGATGCCAGCACGGCACCGATCTCGTACATGCGCCCTGTTGCGGCCGTGTAAGTTCGAACACTCTCTAGTTCATTGAGGCCACCTTCGGGTGGCCTTTTTTATTTCAGGGCTTTTCTTTGTTTTGCGCGTGGCTGGCCAGCCGTTCCAGGGCAGCACGCAGCTTGGGGTCGGCGATGCCTTCAGCGGAATCGCGGATGCTCTCGGCGGCGTAGTTCGACAGTTCGGTCGTATTAGTCCCGCGTTTGGCCGGCACCAGAGGCGGCTGCACCTTGTAGAGAATACGTTGCAGATTGCCAAATGCTTCCAGGGCCTGCAGCTGGCGCTGCAAGCGCTTCTGCTGGTAGCGCAGGCGGGTGGCCCAGTGGCCGTCGGTGACCACCAGCAGCAGCGTGCCATCGCGCCACGAGGCCACATGGCAATGCTCGCGGGCAGCCGGTTGCAGCTGGCTTTCCAGCAGGCGCTGCAGGTGCGCCAGGCGTTCGGCCTGGTTCAGCAGCAGGCGCAGCGGGCGATTCTGGCGCAGCAGGGTGGCGGGCGGCTGGGCGGGGGAAGGTTTGAAGGCCATGGCGGTTTGCATGAAGTCACAAGATGGGCAGTCTAACACCTCTGCTGCCTGCGCTGGCCTCTTCGCGGGCAAGCCTCCTCCCACAGGAAAACGCTGCCCTCAAGACGGTGAAGATCCTGTGGGAGCGGGCCTGCGCGCGAAGAGGCCGGTACAGGCAATACAAAATACGAGCCATTCTCGATACCTTTCATCCTCCTCTGGGTTGAACTCAGGGAAAATGCCCCTATCTTAGAAAAGCCCCCGCCTAAGCGCTGTGCCAGCATCGTGGCAATCGACCACTTTCCTCACCATCGTTTCCGGGTAGAATGCTCGTTCGCATGCGGCCTCAGGGCTGCACGGGCGACTCATGGGGCCGCCCTCCATCCCTACGTGTGGAAGATCCTGCCGATATGTTTGCGCCTTTGTTAAAAAAACTTTTTGGAAGCAAGAACGAGCGTGAAGTCAAACGCATGCTCAAGACGGTAGCTATCGTCAATGCCTTCGAAGAGAAGATGGTGGCCCTCTCCGATGAGCAGCTGCGGGCCAAGACCGCAGAGTTCAAGGAGCGCCTGGCCAAAGGCGAGACGTTGGACCAGTTGCTGCCCGAAGCCTTCGCCGTGGCCCGTGAAGCCGGCAAGCGCGTAATGGGCATGCGCCACTTCGACGTGCAGCTGATCGGCGGCATGACCCTGCACGAGGGCATGATCGCAGAAATGCGTACCGGTGAAGGCAAGACC from Pseudomonas putida encodes:
- the murC gene encoding UDP-N-acetylmuramate--L-alanine ligase, translated to MVESQKAMPQPKMGRINRIHFVGIGGVGMCGIAEVLLNLGYQVSGSDLKASPVTERLESFGAEIFVGHRAENAANADVLVVSSAINPANPEVATALERRIPVVPRAEMLAELMRYRHGVAVAGTHGKTTTTSLLASVFAAGGLDPTFVIGGRLTAAGTNAQLGTSRYLIAEADESDASFLHLQPMVAVVTNIDADHMATYEGDFNKLKKTFVEFLHNLPFYGLAVMCLDDPVVREILPQVKRPTVTYGFSEEADIRAINVRQKGMQTHFTVLRRDREPLEVSVNMPGNHNVLNALATIAIATDEGISDEAIVQGLSGFQGVGRRFQVYGELPVEGGSVMLVDDYGHHPTEVAAVIKAVRGGWPSRRLVIVYQPHRYSRTRDLYDDFVQVLGDANVLLLMEVYPAGEEPIPGADSRQLCHSIRQRGKLDPIYIERGAELAPLVKPLLRAGDILICQGAGDVGGLAPQLMKSPLFAGAKQEKSK
- the lpxC gene encoding UDP-3-O-acyl-N-acetylglucosamine deacetylase, translated to MIRQRTLKNTIRATGVGLHSGEKVYLTLKPAPVDTGIVFRRADLDPVVEIPARAANVGETTMSTTLVNGDVKVDTVEHLLSAMAGLGIDNAYVELSASEVPIMDGSAGPFVFLIQSAGLEEQDAAKKFIRILREVTVVEGDKSATFLPFDGFKVSFEIDFDHPVLKGQTQSAVVDFSSTSFVKEVSRARTFGFMRDIEYLRKHNLALGGSVENAIVVDETGVLNEDGLRSDDEFVKHKILDAIGDLYLLGNSLIGEFKGYKSGHALNNQLLRKLIEETDAWEVVTFEDASTAPISYMRPVAAV
- the ftsW gene encoding putative lipid II flippase FtsW, whose amino-acid sequence is MIFGILKPYPSPLISGRGIDLDFAMLAGCLALLGLGLVMITSASSEVAAVQSGNPLYHMFRHLVYVFLGLVACGATMMVPIATWQRMGFMMLIGAFGLLVLVLVPGIGREVNGSMRWIGFSFFNVQPSEIAKVFVVIYLAGYLVRRQTEVRETWMGFFKPFIVLLPMAALLLMEPDFGATVVMMGAAAAMLFLGGVGLFRFSLMVVLAVAAVFILVQAQPYRMARLITFTDPWSDQFGSGYQLTQALIAFGRGEWLGVGLGNSVQKQFYLPEAHTDFVFSVLAEELGVVGSLVTIALFVFVTIRALYIGLWAEKAKQFFAAYMAFGLAFLWIGQFLINIGVNVGLLPTKGLTLPFLSYGGSSLVICCACVGLLLRIEWESRTHLGSEEHEFKESDFAEETNHGR
- the ftsA gene encoding cell division protein FtsA → MANAHSGKMIVGLDIGTSKVVALVGEVGEDGTLEIVGIGTHPSRGLKKGVVVNIESTVQSIQRAVEEAQLMAGCRIHSAFVGVAGNHIRSLNSHGIVAIRDREVSVADLERVLDAAQAVAIPADQRVLHTLPQDYVIDNQEGVREPLGMSGVRLEAKVHVVTCAVNAAQNIEKCVRRCGLEIDDIILEQLASAYSVLTDDEKELGVCLVDIGGGTTDIAIFTEGAIRHTAVIPIAGDQVTNDIAMALRTPTQYAEEIKIRYACALAKLAGAGETIKVPSVGDRPPRELSRQALAEVVEPRYDELFTLIQAELRRSGYEDLVPAGIVLTGGTAKMEGAVELAEEIFHMPVRLGVPHSVRGLSDVVRNPIYSTGVGLLTYGLLKQSEDMVLTGNSNSSSNSYGDEPKAPVLERFKRWVQGNF
- the ftsZ gene encoding cell division protein FtsZ codes for the protein MFELVDNVPQSPVIKVIGVGGGGGNAVNHMVKSSIEGVEFICANTDAQALKNIGARTILQLGTGVTKGLGAGANPEVGRQAALEDRERIAEVLQGTNMVFITTGMGGGTGTGAAPIIAEVAKEMGILTVAVVTRPFPFEGRKRMQIADEGIRMLAESVDSLITIPNEKLLTILGKDASLLSAFAKADDVLAGAVRGISDIIKRPGMINVDFADVRTVMGEMGMAMMGTGCASGPNRAREATEAAIRNPLLEDVNLQGARGILVNITAGPDLSLGEYSDVGSIIEAFASDHAMVKVGTVIDPDMRDELHVTVVATGLGARIEKPVKVVDNTLQTAQQVYESSNPAPVRQEQPAVNYRDLERPTVMRNQAHAGAAAAAKLNPQDDLDYLDIPAFLRRQAD
- a CDS encoding DUF721 domain-containing protein gives rise to the protein MAFKPSPAQPPATLLRQNRPLRLLLNQAERLAHLQRLLESQLQPAAREHCHVASWRDGTLLLVVTDGHWATRLRYQQKRLQRQLQALEAFGNLQRILYKVQPPLVPAKRGTNTTELSNYAAESIRDSAEGIADPKLRAALERLASHAQNKEKP
- a CDS encoding D-alanine--D-alanine ligase, coding for MTSAYEQLHSTLDVKAFGRVAVLYGGKSAEREVSLKSGAAVLDALTTAGVDVVGIDVGDDLLARLQNEKIDRAFIILHGRGGEDGSMQGLLECLGIPYTGSGILASALAMDKLRTKQVWQSLGIPTPRHAVLGSEHDCVAAGTELGFPLIVKPAHEGSSIGMAKVNSVEELVAAWKDAAQYDSQVLVEQWIHGPEFTIAVLRGQVLPPIALGTPHVFYDYDAKYIANDTQYRIPCGLDSAKEQELIDLTARACDAIGIEGWGRLDVMQDEQGRFWLLEVNTAPGMTDHSLVPMAARAAGLDFQQLVLAILAESVATRG
- the murG gene encoding undecaprenyldiphospho-muramoylpentapeptide beta-N-acetylglucosaminyltransferase, with product MAADGKNVLIMAGGTGGHVFPALACAREFQARGYTVHWLGTPRGIENELVPQAGLPLHLIQVSGLRGKGKLSLLKAPFTLVKAVLQARRIVRELKPVCVVGFGGYVTGPGGVAARLCGVPLVIHEQNARAGTTNRLLLPLAARVCEAFPATFDASDKLRTTGNPVRPELFMDALRAPLAERRARLLVMGGSLGAEPLNKLLPKALSEVPANLRPEVFHQAGKHHAPATAERYREAGVEAQVEPFIKDMAHAYGWADIVVCRAGALTVSELAAAGLPSMLVPLPHAIDDHQTHNAQYLAREGAAFLMPQATTGAAQLAERLNEVLMQPEKLNTMAGTARRLAKPAATSTVVDICLEVAHG
- a CDS encoding cell division protein FtsQ/DivIB; its protein translation is MQGAMIRQQQPVTGRSKPVPRGASRLVADEPVSARLPRPSLGGLKRLLWPIVLVAAGFGAYEGAIRLMPYADRPITKIDVQGDLSYISQQSVQQRIAPYVAASFFSVDLTAMRAELEQMPWIAHAEVRRVWPDEVVIRLEEQLPVARWGDEALLNNQGQAFTPRELANYEHLPQLAGPQRAQQQVMQQYQVLSQMLRPMGFSIARLELRERGSWFLTTGASSAGPGIELLLGRDHLVEKMRRFIAIYDKTLKEQITNIARIDLRYSNGLAVGWREPNAPTTAKPAVAKN